The Desulfoscipio gibsoniae DSM 7213 genome contains a region encoding:
- a CDS encoding VanZ family protein produces MQYYPFFTNGFLLPLLNKKYYSCKKIIFISFMASVCIETFQLIIMAITLTSNRCFDVDDIIANTIGGVVGFCFYSNSLVRKFLKFCGS; encoded by the coding sequence TTGCAATATTATCCTTTTTTTACCAATGGGTTTTTGCTTCCATTGTTGAATAAGAAATATTATAGTTGCAAGAAAATAATATTTATAAGTTTCATGGCGTCTGTTTGCATTGAGACATTTCAATTAATCATTATGGCCATAACTCTTACTTCTAACAGATGCTTTGATGTAGATGATATTATAGCTAATACAATCGGTGGCGTGGTGGGTTTCTGTTTTTACTCAAATAGTCTTGTTCGAAAATTTTTGAAATTTTGCGGATCTTAA
- a CDS encoding LytR/AlgR family response regulator transcription factor, giving the protein MIPVKAIAADDEPGVLLLLKSILCELDDIQLVGTAKNAADTLRLVKDRNPDLALLDIELPDMKGIKLAEKIQEMKPDLYIIFITAHKEYSLEAYRVYAYDYILKPIDKERVKNTIHRIQKTLGASERLLTKLASRLQTTKLAINLGYERVFLNLNDICYLEKHGRQTILHCVNGNHTARDTLRNFEQQLGTGFFRSHKSYIINIEQIERVVNLPGSSYYEVKFKKSNGKALLTRNRVHALMNLLES; this is encoded by the coding sequence ATGATTCCGGTTAAAGCCATAGCAGCTGACGACGAACCGGGAGTGTTACTATTGCTCAAATCAATTCTATGTGAGTTAGATGATATTCAGCTTGTAGGGACAGCAAAAAATGCAGCCGACACCCTCAGGCTTGTTAAAGACAGGAACCCGGATCTGGCCTTATTGGACATCGAACTGCCCGACATGAAAGGCATAAAACTGGCTGAAAAAATACAGGAAATGAAACCCGATTTGTATATTATCTTTATTACCGCCCATAAAGAATACTCTCTTGAAGCTTATCGCGTTTACGCCTACGATTACATTTTAAAGCCTATTGATAAAGAACGGGTAAAAAATACAATTCACCGTATCCAAAAGACATTGGGTGCGTCGGAAAGGCTCCTTACTAAACTCGCTTCCCGCCTGCAAACCACAAAGTTGGCTATTAATTTAGGTTATGAACGAGTGTTTTTAAACCTTAATGATATTTGTTACCTGGAAAAGCATGGGCGCCAGACTATTCTTCATTGCGTTAATGGGAATCATACAGCACGGGATACCCTGCGGAATTTTGAACAGCAGTTGGGAACGGGGTTTTTTCGCTCACACAAGTCCTACATTATAAATATTGAGCAAATTGAGCGGGTGGTTAATCTCCCCGGCTCTTCTTATTATGAGGTAAAGTTTAAGAAGAGTAACGGCAAGGCTTTACTTACTCGGAATCGGGTACATGCCTTAATGAACTTGCTCGAATCATGA
- a CDS encoding transposase: MYILEGVLFPFEVFIENFNEQDKIYKVITQIKWEELDKFYACYSGPGRKGYDRQALFRALVLKKLMGLTTTKALVKCLAYSPLLAYWCGFDIMKPTPSESVFSRFEKGLTSEGSW, translated from the coding sequence ATGTATATTCTTGAAGGAGTACTTTTTCCCTTTGAAGTTTTCATAGAAAATTTTAATGAGCAAGATAAAATTTATAAAGTTATTACCCAAATTAAATGGGAAGAATTAGATAAATTTTATGCCTGTTATAGCGGTCCAGGCCGCAAGGGGTACGACAGGCAAGCATTATTTCGCGCTCTGGTACTTAAAAAGCTGATGGGGCTAACCACTACAAAAGCATTAGTTAAATGCTTGGCTTATTCACCGCTGTTAGCGTATTGGTGTGGCTTCGATATCATGAAACCTACACCCTCTGAAAGCGTGTTCTCCCGTTTCGAAAAAGGGCTAACCTCAGAGGGATCTTGGTGA
- a CDS encoding Rqc2 family fibronectin-binding protein: MPFDGLFLYNVCHELNDNLRQARIEKIYQPAREEIVLIVSRPGMKYRLLINANAQNARVHLTRESAPNPTMPPMFCMLLRKHLEGGKISGFYQPGLDRVLDIRVDCRDELGRPTEKSLICEIMGRHSNIILVTRPDNTILDGIRRYGHAVSRHREVLPGQLYIPPPETHKANPLAVSEEAFREVIIGGELDDSLAVAMQKSLDGFSIPTCRELVKLAGLKPNTLLDHCGEHELRTLWQTWQQIASDAREHTLQSMLVCNRKGEPVEFFPLPVITDETSTYTTGRANEIAGAFFSRKMAREAVNKQRNQLLGIIKKEARRIQRKLALQKKSVAEAEESDRFRLYGELLTANIYRLERGMQHIELENYHDPEAKTIVIPLDKALSASENAQYYFKKYNKANNTKKAAGEMVRLSEEELQYLEGIKTSLDIAEDMDDLEEIRQELAKQGYIKKPAVQPGKKHAKEVKKQIKPLQYVSGDGFIMLVGKNNRQNDTLTLKTAEDNDIWLHTCKIPGSHVIIRTEGREVPEKTLLEAAALAAYFSRARESTNVPVDYTLRKYVKKPNGAKPGYVIYEKQRTVFVDPRPDTMQQIERE, encoded by the coding sequence ATGCCCTTTGACGGTCTTTTTTTATACAATGTATGTCATGAGTTAAACGATAATTTGCGCCAGGCGCGCATTGAAAAAATTTATCAGCCCGCCCGGGAGGAGATAGTTTTAATCGTTAGCAGACCCGGGATGAAATACCGTTTACTTATCAATGCCAATGCCCAAAACGCCCGGGTACACCTAACCCGGGAGTCCGCACCCAACCCCACCATGCCGCCCATGTTTTGCATGCTGCTGCGCAAGCACCTGGAGGGCGGTAAAATCAGCGGATTTTACCAGCCCGGCTTGGACCGGGTACTTGATATAAGGGTGGACTGCCGCGATGAGCTGGGCCGCCCGACCGAAAAATCGCTAATCTGCGAGATAATGGGGCGCCACAGCAACATCATACTGGTAACTCGTCCCGATAACACCATACTGGACGGCATCAGGAGGTACGGCCATGCCGTTAGCCGCCACCGGGAAGTGCTTCCCGGTCAACTTTATATACCCCCGCCTGAAACCCATAAGGCCAACCCACTGGCAGTTTCGGAGGAAGCTTTCCGGGAAGTCATCATTGGCGGCGAGTTAGACGACAGCCTGGCCGTGGCCATGCAAAAATCGCTGGATGGGTTCAGTATTCCCACCTGCAGGGAACTCGTCAAACTTGCAGGCTTAAAGCCCAATACCCTTTTAGACCACTGCGGCGAACATGAGCTGCGCACCCTCTGGCAGACCTGGCAGCAGATAGCCTCTGACGCCAGGGAGCATACATTGCAGTCAATGCTGGTTTGCAATCGCAAAGGCGAGCCCGTGGAATTTTTCCCACTGCCCGTGATCACGGATGAAACATCTACCTACACAACCGGCCGGGCCAACGAAATAGCCGGTGCCTTTTTCTCCCGTAAAATGGCCCGGGAAGCCGTAAATAAACAAAGGAACCAACTGCTGGGCATCATTAAAAAAGAAGCCAGGCGCATTCAAAGAAAACTGGCACTGCAGAAAAAAAGCGTTGCCGAGGCTGAGGAATCCGACCGGTTCCGTTTGTACGGAGAACTGCTCACCGCCAATATTTATCGCCTGGAGCGTGGCATGCAACATATTGAGCTGGAAAACTATCATGACCCCGAGGCTAAAACAATAGTTATACCACTGGATAAAGCGCTTTCCGCCTCGGAGAACGCCCAGTATTATTTTAAAAAATATAACAAAGCTAACAATACCAAAAAAGCGGCCGGTGAAATGGTCCGGCTCAGTGAAGAGGAATTGCAATATCTGGAGGGTATTAAAACATCCCTTGATATAGCTGAAGATATGGATGACTTGGAAGAAATAAGACAGGAACTGGCCAAACAGGGGTATATTAAAAAACCGGCTGTACAGCCGGGCAAAAAACACGCAAAAGAAGTAAAAAAACAAATCAAACCACTGCAGTATGTTTCCGGTGACGGATTTATTATGCTGGTTGGTAAAAACAACCGCCAAAATGATACTTTGACTTTAAAAACGGCCGAGGATAACGATATCTGGCTGCATACCTGCAAAATACCGGGTTCCCATGTTATCATACGCACAGAAGGCCGAGAGGTGCCGGAAAAAACGCTGCTGGAGGCGGCCGCTCTGGCGGCTTATTTCAGCCGGGCCAGGGAATCCACCAACGTCCCCGTGGACTATACCCTGCGCAAGTACGTAAAAAAACCCAATGGAGCAAAGCCTGGCTACGTTATTTATGAAAAACAAAGGACGGTTTTCGTTGACCCTCGGCCCGACACCATGCAACAGATAGAACGGGAATGA
- a CDS encoding accessory gene regulator ArgB-like protein yields MAGISVHALGCRVGMYVANKTVNPNRAELLGYGAEIILGSVFKLVVLFLIAALLRVVYEVAILLFVIGLLRTLSGGAHCSAYYRCLVTSVLIILSLGCMIKVMFPLFQGLPGLILAGVLVISFCLYWRYAPQASLNKPLKSKAIKDRFRKLTLIAALFLSIVSFIVGPGYLISWIIAFGLLWQAFTLTPFGHLLIKKLDILFLPNWKGSELKC; encoded by the coding sequence ATGGCGGGTATTTCAGTACATGCATTGGGATGCAGAGTAGGAATGTATGTGGCAAATAAGACGGTCAACCCAAACCGAGCGGAATTGCTGGGATACGGAGCCGAAATTATATTGGGAAGTGTTTTTAAACTGGTCGTTCTTTTTTTGATAGCTGCTTTGTTAAGAGTAGTTTATGAAGTAGCAATTTTGCTTTTTGTTATAGGTCTACTTCGCACCTTGTCGGGCGGAGCTCACTGTTCAGCATATTACCGGTGCCTTGTAACCAGTGTTTTAATCATTCTCTCACTGGGGTGTATGATTAAGGTTATGTTTCCCCTTTTTCAAGGATTACCCGGCTTAATACTGGCAGGGGTTTTAGTGATATCTTTCTGCCTTTACTGGCGCTATGCACCCCAAGCATCCCTCAACAAGCCTCTAAAAAGTAAAGCTATAAAAGATAGGTTTCGTAAGTTAACGCTTATAGCGGCATTATTTTTATCAATTGTATCCTTTATTGTCGGACCGGGCTACTTAATTAGTTGGATTATTGCTTTTGGATTGTTATGGCAAGCATTTACTTTGACCCCATTTGGTCATTTGCTTATTAAAAAGTTGGATATTTTATTTTTACCAAATTGGAAAGGGAGCGAATTAAAATGTTAA
- a CDS encoding DUF2680 domain-containing protein, translating to MNKKIGVVVATLALAATMAVPAFADTTADAKAWFDQRFAAKEAAVDQAVESGRLTAEQGEAMRDHFDQMYEFHEQNGFTCPYGTPGQGPGFGRGAKGFGGGMGMGFGANAQQQ from the coding sequence ATGAATAAAAAAATAGGTGTAGTGGTAGCGACATTAGCCCTGGCAGCCACCATGGCGGTGCCCGCCTTTGCGGACACCACAGCTGACGCCAAGGCCTGGTTTGACCAGCGGTTTGCCGCTAAAGAAGCAGCCGTGGATCAAGCTGTGGAATCCGGTCGTCTGACTGCTGAACAGGGAGAGGCCATGAGGGATCACTTTGATCAAATGTATGAATTCCATGAGCAAAACGGCTTTACCTGCCCGTATGGAACTCCCGGTCAAGGACCAGGCTTTGGCCGCGGCGCTAAAGGCTTCGGCGGCGGCATGGGCATGGGCTTCGGTGCCAACGCACAACAGCAATAA
- a CDS encoding cyclic lactone autoinducer peptide, whose protein sequence is MLKYINRLLFSGLATILTIVAMTNMNATSLFMMYEPEPPKEN, encoded by the coding sequence ATGTTAAAATACATAAATAGGTTATTATTTAGTGGACTAGCTACTATATTGACAATAGTGGCTATGACCAATATGAATGCTACAAGTTTGTTTATGATGTATGAGCCAGAACCACCTAAAGAAAATTAG
- a CDS encoding transposase, translated as MTTSTGEIAIDSTDITAKERPRKDGKTGAAFGHRTASSGEMDIFYGYKLHLATVNTNHGPIPVAARIAPANYSDFEFAETLMNEGYYFHNKAFGFAPSYYLMDAGYDAEYIYSQALKLRGQAIVKLNHRGKKGTYKEHTDYGTPLCPGKNAMVYRGTEKKNLTNKFCYPRIFGQPVDCQGECGCTSSYGYVKRVSINENPRMFCSPHRGSRTWHEIYKHRTSIERLFSVLKGHLYMDRLIKRGIDKAFTDIMICLITFLA; from the coding sequence ATGACAACCTCCACCGGAGAAATTGCTATTGATAGTACAGATATTACAGCTAAAGAACGCCCTCGCAAGGATGGAAAAACCGGTGCTGCTTTTGGGCACCGTACTGCTTCCAGCGGGGAAATGGATATTTTTTATGGATATAAACTCCACTTGGCAACTGTTAATACTAATCACGGCCCGATACCTGTAGCCGCCAGGATTGCTCCAGCTAACTACTCTGATTTTGAGTTTGCTGAAACTTTAATGAATGAAGGCTATTATTTCCACAATAAAGCGTTTGGTTTTGCGCCTAGTTATTACCTTATGGATGCCGGTTATGACGCTGAATACATATATTCACAAGCTTTAAAGTTGCGTGGCCAGGCAATAGTTAAATTGAATCACCGCGGGAAGAAGGGCACATATAAGGAACATACTGATTATGGTACTCCTTTATGTCCGGGTAAAAATGCTATGGTTTATCGGGGCACTGAGAAGAAAAATTTAACCAACAAGTTTTGCTACCCCAGGATTTTCGGTCAACCAGTAGATTGCCAAGGTGAGTGCGGGTGCACTAGTTCTTATGGGTATGTCAAAAGGGTATCTATTAATGAAAACCCGCGAATGTTCTGTAGCCCCCACCGTGGAAGCCGCACCTGGCATGAGATTTATAAGCATCGCACTTCAATTGAAAGATTATTTTCCGTGTTAAAGGGCCATCTCTACATGGACCGGTTAATTAAAAGGGGTATAGATAAAGCGTTTACCGATATTATGATTTGTTTGATAACGTTTCTTGCTTGA
- the istA gene encoding IS21 family transposase yields the protein MTKYREILRLHSLGFSQQNIAYSSSVSKKTVNRVINRAKELNITWPLDDNQTDAVLGGILFPKTKQENVKKRMPDLNYIHKELLKNGVSKKLLWTEYMEDCRLNGEEPLMYSQFCYYIQQDEQKRRATMHIGRKPGEQVEVDWAGDPAHIIDPDTGEIIDAHLFVGVMTYSQYAYVEAFVNEKQQAWITAHINMYEYFGGVAKILVSDNCKTAVIHKGGWYNQQLNAVYYEMAEHYGTAIIPARVRKPKDYFQIYIIIKIGGNHPKINGSSAAY from the coding sequence GTGACCAAATACCGAGAAATCCTTAGGCTTCATAGTTTGGGATTCAGTCAGCAGAACATTGCTTACAGCAGCAGTGTCTCTAAGAAAACGGTCAACCGAGTCATCAATAGAGCAAAGGAGTTAAATATTACTTGGCCATTAGATGACAATCAGACTGATGCTGTATTAGGGGGAATCCTGTTCCCTAAGACCAAGCAGGAAAACGTCAAAAAACGTATGCCTGACCTAAACTATATCCATAAAGAGCTACTCAAAAACGGAGTCAGCAAAAAGCTCTTATGGACAGAATACATGGAGGATTGCCGCCTTAACGGTGAGGAACCACTCATGTATTCCCAATTCTGCTATTACATCCAGCAGGATGAGCAGAAACGCCGTGCAACCATGCATATTGGACGTAAACCAGGTGAACAGGTTGAGGTAGATTGGGCAGGCGACCCTGCACACATCATCGATCCTGATACTGGTGAAATCATTGATGCCCATCTGTTTGTCGGGGTTATGACCTATAGCCAGTATGCTTATGTTGAGGCTTTCGTAAATGAAAAACAGCAAGCCTGGATAACTGCCCATATTAACATGTATGAATACTTTGGCGGCGTTGCCAAAATCCTTGTATCCGACAACTGCAAGACTGCCGTGATACATAAAGGTGGCTGGTACAATCAGCAGTTAAATGCCGTTTACTACGAGATGGCGGAACACTATGGTACTGCCATCATTCCCGCCAGGGTTAGAAAGCCCAAAGATTATTTTCAAATCTATATTATCATCAAAATCGGCGGGAACCACCCTAAAATAAACGGCAGTTCGGCCGCATATTGA
- a CDS encoding ATP-binding protein, translated as MSNTGAFVPKDIRDHIFDAGYTTKDVSSHSGLGLFIIKQIVGRYNGQLNLTEPENYPGVQFVLYIPWNN; from the coding sequence GTGTCCAATACCGGTGCTTTTGTTCCTAAAGATATACGGGATCATATATTCGACGCTGGCTATACCACAAAAGATGTAAGCAGCCACAGCGGCCTGGGGTTGTTTATAATTAAACAAATTGTAGGCCGCTACAACGGTCAATTAAATCTAACAGAGCCTGAAAATTATCCGGGTGTACAATTTGTGTTATATATTCCCTGGAATAACTAA
- a CDS encoding accessory gene regulator B family protein, with protein sequence MASISVHALGRRVGMYVANKAVNPNQAELLGYGTEIILGSVLKLVVLFSIAALLRVVYEVSILLLLDCYGKHLL encoded by the coding sequence ATGGCGAGTATTTCAGTACATGCATTGGGACGCAGAGTAGGAATGTATGTGGCAAATAAGGCGGTCAACCCAAACCAAGCGGAATTGCTGGGATACGGAACCGAAATTATATTGGGAAGTGTTCTTAAACTGGTCGTTCTTTTTTCGATAGCTGCTTTGCTAAGAGTAGTTTATGAAGTATCAATTTTATTGCTTTTGGATTGTTATGGCAAGCATTTACTTTGA
- a CDS encoding tyrosine-type recombinase/integrase, whose translation MKKNEMIFYRLLRDFLNDYLITRRNFSGKTVRSYRQTLNLLRNYCYEEKSISFDRMDFSCFSRSGIYDFLLWLKDTRGNSTNTLNLRLSAIKSFLKYCSEENMELTSVYLEVAGIHAFKGVKKPHAEYLTQEQLKLLFSLPDMTARLGRRDRFFMILAYETGARMQEMLDSRLNCIIRSNTSVRLRIHGKGNKVRYVPLLGAAVKHLDAYLAEFHKDSPSNAFLFYTIHDGLKTQMKPGTADYFLKKYGRLAHKTDAAFPEALHAHMFRHSIAMTMYKKGIPLSYIRDFLGHSSIETTTIYSYSDEETITKVLESVDHEGTIGTSAARSKNWKGKEQYLLDYCGLT comes from the coding sequence ATGAAGAAGAATGAAATGATTTTCTACCGGTTGCTCCGTGACTTTCTAAACGATTATCTCATAACGAGGAGAAATTTCAGCGGCAAAACGGTCAGATCCTATCGGCAGACATTAAATCTTCTGCGTAATTATTGTTATGAGGAAAAAAGCATCAGCTTTGACCGGATGGATTTTTCATGTTTTTCAAGGAGCGGCATTTATGACTTCCTTCTATGGCTTAAGGATACTCGCGGAAACTCTACGAATACACTTAACTTGAGGCTGTCAGCTATTAAATCCTTCTTGAAATACTGCAGTGAGGAGAATATGGAGCTGACATCTGTATATCTTGAAGTTGCCGGCATTCACGCATTCAAGGGTGTGAAAAAACCGCATGCTGAGTATTTGACACAAGAACAGCTGAAACTTTTATTCTCATTGCCCGACATGACAGCAAGGCTTGGCAGGCGTGACCGTTTTTTCATGATCTTAGCTTATGAAACAGGCGCACGAATGCAGGAAATGCTTGATTCACGGTTAAACTGTATTATCCGCAGTAATACCAGTGTACGGCTCAGAATTCACGGCAAAGGGAATAAAGTAAGATATGTTCCCCTTCTTGGAGCAGCGGTTAAGCATTTGGATGCCTATCTTGCGGAATTCCATAAAGACAGCCCCTCGAATGCCTTCCTATTCTATACCATCCATGATGGGCTGAAAACACAGATGAAACCCGGAACAGCCGATTACTTTCTGAAGAAATATGGAAGACTCGCACATAAAACTGATGCCGCTTTTCCTGAAGCTCTCCATGCGCATATGTTCCGGCACAGCATAGCAATGACCATGTACAAGAAGGGGATTCCACTTTCTTACATCAGAGATTTCCTCGGCCACAGCAGCATTGAAACGACGACTATCTATTCCTATTCTGATGAAGAAACCATCACTAAGGTTCTGGAGTCTGTCGATCATGAGGGAACCATTGGTACATCAGCTGCAAGGTCGAAAAATTGGAAAGGCAAGGAACAGTATCTGCTTGACTATTGTGGACTAACCTGA
- a CDS encoding sensor histidine kinase → MDFMLLIPFLGVSVPESLVLYYMALILAGKRKSFAFLIALSLLTSLFSYTIRSLPIIFGVHTFLQIILMVIFVHLFFRVPWSLAIIIQVLASIILGLTEGVSVPLLARVFSYKLEDIISDPLLRIIFTLPHLALLVGVTHATAKRGWRIPLLELMMIKWRSHMHFVSQSYLFILCLIQVLMLVLLNISFYIYAAAVYPSFNLAALVTTCSVVIISSVFATLSLAGYTLKLAKREARLEAELLHIKEMHNLNLKMQVQRHDFYNHLTAVYGYLNAKRYNQAEEYIGTLYNNVRQIANLLSINPPELGALISVKQENAKSRGIDFSWQVNIQNCVLPLPPQDLTQITGNLLDNAFDAATSGRYPKVDLVITGNKMGLQIKVSNTGAVVPEDVRDHIFDAGYTTKDVSSHSGLGLFIIKRIVGRYNGQLILTKPENYPGVQFVIYIPWNN, encoded by the coding sequence ATGGATTTCATGCTGCTTATTCCCTTTTTAGGCGTATCAGTTCCGGAAAGTTTAGTCTTATACTATATGGCACTAATACTGGCAGGAAAAAGAAAATCATTCGCATTTCTCATAGCACTTTCTCTGCTAACTTCCCTGTTTTCATATACCATCCGCTCATTACCGATTATTTTTGGCGTACATACTTTTCTACAAATAATATTAATGGTTATCTTTGTTCACCTCTTTTTCCGGGTGCCTTGGAGTTTAGCAATAATTATTCAGGTGCTTGCAAGTATTATCTTAGGTTTAACGGAAGGGGTGTCCGTTCCCCTTCTAGCCCGAGTTTTTTCCTATAAACTGGAGGACATTATTTCCGACCCCCTGCTGCGGATAATATTTACCTTGCCGCACCTGGCTTTGTTAGTCGGTGTAACTCATGCAACCGCCAAGCGTGGATGGCGGATCCCATTACTTGAATTAATGATGATAAAATGGCGTTCACACATGCATTTTGTTAGCCAAAGCTATCTTTTTATACTGTGCCTTATCCAAGTCTTAATGTTGGTATTACTTAATATCAGCTTTTATATTTATGCTGCTGCAGTGTACCCAAGCTTTAACCTTGCTGCCCTGGTAACAACCTGCAGTGTTGTTATTATCTCATCTGTATTTGCTACTTTGTCGTTAGCCGGATACACATTAAAGCTGGCAAAACGTGAAGCAAGGTTAGAAGCTGAATTGCTTCATATCAAAGAAATGCATAATTTGAACCTCAAAATGCAAGTTCAGCGCCACGACTTTTATAATCACCTTACAGCAGTATACGGATATCTGAATGCAAAGCGGTATAACCAAGCTGAAGAATATATTGGGACCTTATATAATAATGTGCGCCAAATTGCAAATTTACTCAGTATTAACCCGCCGGAATTAGGTGCTCTCATAAGTGTTAAGCAAGAAAACGCCAAGTCTCGTGGTATTGATTTTAGTTGGCAAGTCAATATACAAAATTGCGTTTTGCCGCTTCCACCGCAGGATTTAACCCAAATAACCGGCAATTTGCTGGATAACGCTTTTGACGCGGCAACATCCGGTCGCTATCCGAAGGTGGACCTGGTAATTACCGGTAACAAAATGGGATTGCAAATAAAAGTGTCCAATACTGGTGCTGTTGTTCCTGAAGACGTACGGGATCATATATTTGACGCCGGATATACTACCAAAGATGTAAGCAGCCACAGCGGCCTGGGGTTGTTTATAATTAAACGGATTGTGGGCCGCTACAACGGTCAATTAATTCTAACAAAGCCTGAAAATTATCCGGGTGTGCAATTTGTGATATATATCCCCTGGAATAACTAA
- a CDS encoding amidase domain-containing protein: MFGFLFISSVSFAQNNPSANDEEAIKSIISQYFNNYFDSFKYLKTANTSNIIEENDDTLLYKIINECEVEVSREFGIGYKDYSYSIDYKDILINNNQAQVGLLIDLDYQCQNTLDIKSGIYNVDYDFKLKHDGNKWFITKIDSGFDEFEQYKASYREKNKAGLKGQDLQKKMKEEKLNDIVKMKKQFEESKLMPSPHPDTSTTGSDSVTAAASYTYFSPRGTAYAERFAESSQSSRFFYTAGSGGDCTNFVSQCVWAAFGGYVEGNDTKTKSNIANKVRMTSTWYAGTGGGSSNWESVSSLWNYATQSKTLGPNGYGFNNDRVYTYINPRYEDIGEVYQVRNGSSGSYAHSVYTTDMNPNPTSYSDIFVSQHSYDKLNRPLTNLISSWGGSNCYMRNIDFTVYTSYFNS, from the coding sequence ATGTTTGGTTTTTTATTTATAAGTAGCGTTTCTTTTGCGCAAAACAATCCTTCTGCAAATGATGAAGAAGCTATTAAGTCAATAATTTCTCAATACTTTAATAATTACTTCGATTCATTTAAATACCTAAAAACTGCTAATACGAGCAATATTATTGAGGAAAACGATGACACGCTATTATATAAAATAATTAATGAATGTGAGGTAGAAGTAAGCAGAGAATTCGGTATAGGATATAAGGATTATAGTTATTCAATTGATTATAAAGATATTTTAATCAATAACAATCAAGCACAGGTTGGGTTATTAATTGATCTCGATTATCAATGCCAAAATACTTTAGATATAAAATCTGGAATATACAATGTTGATTATGATTTCAAGTTAAAGCATGATGGAAATAAGTGGTTTATAACAAAAATTGATTCAGGCTTTGATGAGTTTGAACAATATAAGGCTTCATATCGCGAAAAAAATAAGGCAGGTTTAAAAGGACAAGACCTTCAAAAGAAAATGAAGGAAGAAAAGCTCAACGATATCGTTAAAATGAAAAAGCAATTCGAAGAAAGCAAATTAATGCCTTCACCTCATCCAGATACAAGCACTACAGGTTCTGATTCGGTTACAGCCGCAGCTTCATATACTTATTTTTCACCTAGAGGAACTGCTTATGCTGAGAGGTTTGCTGAATCATCACAAAGTAGTAGGTTTTTCTACACTGCAGGAAGTGGTGGTGATTGCACAAACTTCGTCTCTCAATGTGTTTGGGCCGCTTTTGGGGGATACGTAGAAGGAAACGATACTAAAACTAAAAGTAATATTGCAAATAAAGTAAGGATGACTAGTACATGGTACGCTGGAACTGGAGGAGGAAGTTCAAATTGGGAATCAGTTTCGTCTTTATGGAACTACGCTACTCAATCTAAGACTCTAGGTCCGAATGGGTATGGCTTTAATAACGATAGGGTTTATACATACATAAACCCTCGTTACGAAGACATTGGGGAAGTTTATCAGGTAAGAAATGGTAGTTCAGGCTCATATGCTCATTCTGTTTACACAACTGACATGAACCCCAACCCCACAAGTTATAGTGATATTTTTGTATCACAACATTCTTACGATAAGCTTAACAGGCCCCTAACTAATCTAATATCCAGTTGGGGTGGTTCCAATTGTTACATGAGAAATATTGATTTTACCGTTTATACCTCTTATTTTAACAGCTAG
- a CDS encoding cyclic lactone autoinducer peptide, whose protein sequence is MLKYINRLLFSGLATILTIVAMTNMNATSLFMMYEPEPPKEN, encoded by the coding sequence ATGTTAAAATACATAAATAGGTTATTATTTAGTGGACTGGCTACTATATTGACAATAGTGGCTATGACCAATATGAATGCTACAAGTTTGTTTATGATGTATGAGCCAGAACCACCTAAAGAAAATTAG